A window of the Ignisphaera sp. genome harbors these coding sequences:
- a CDS encoding glycosyltransferase family 4 protein: MFTPYLYPFQIDMLEILRRITSTKLFTLGIYGNYPFEEFLRYTALFKPVIRVLGQPMFSPLDILRFIRWKPSAVIIYGAESISGLCIFFISKLIGAKTLVIVEENNITSLNSIILSFIQKIKRAIVKFVYEFSDIIIAESSASKRYVEEMLHVKRTKHFYIHPHGVNVKHFSSKNNYSKNGVKAKELLLRSLGLSKDLIEKLWICFIGELSYCKGADVLIDAIEILKERNILRKYNCVFFLPRRSRFFPDRYDLKHIYLRKLSKLVREGYVVLYPPLAYSEMPILYCSADIVVLPSRFLKNTSSDRSPNVALEALATGSLLIASYAGGIPDIAGDAGILIKPNDCYTLADKIEDVVKYYAKYQNLKRRARERAITKFDIRLYTLTLLKHLCETMKRKML, encoded by the coding sequence GTGTTTACTCCTTATCTCTATCCATTCCAAATAGATATGCTGGAGATTCTGAGAAGGATAACTTCAACAAAACTCTTTACTCTTGGAATCTATGGCAACTATCCCTTCGAAGAATTTTTGAGATACACTGCACTTTTTAAGCCTGTTATTAGAGTATTAGGTCAACCAATGTTCTCGCCTTTGGATATACTTAGATTCATTCGGTGGAAGCCTAGCGCAGTAATAATTTACGGTGCGGAAAGTATTTCAGGTCTATGCATCTTCTTTATTTCCAAACTTATAGGTGCTAAAACGCTTGTCATAGTGGAGGAGAATAACATAACTTCGCTTAATAGCATCATCTTGAGCTTTATTCAAAAGATTAAAAGAGCGATAGTCAAGTTTGTCTATGAGTTCTCAGATATAATAATCGCAGAATCCTCGGCATCAAAAAGATATGTCGAGGAGATGCTTCATGTAAAAAGGACTAAACATTTCTATATTCATCCTCATGGAGTTAACGTAAAACATTTTTCTTCTAAAAACAATTACTCTAAGAATGGCGTGAAAGCAAAAGAGCTACTGTTGAGAAGTCTTGGTTTATCAAAGGACTTAATTGAAAAGCTATGGATTTGCTTTATAGGAGAGCTATCCTACTGTAAGGGTGCTGATGTACTGATTGATGCAATAGAAATTCTTAAAGAAAGAAATATATTGCGCAAATATAACTGCGTATTCTTCTTGCCTAGAAGATCCAGGTTTTTCCCAGATAGATACGATCTTAAGCACATTTATCTACGAAAGTTATCCAAATTAGTTAGAGAAGGTTATGTTGTTTTATATCCTCCACTAGCATACAGCGAGATGCCTATATTATACTGCTCAGCCGACATAGTAGTTCTTCCATCGAGGTTTCTCAAAAATACGAGTAGTGATAGAAGCCCAAATGTCGCGCTAGAAGCTCTTGCTACAGGTTCACTCTTAATAGCCTCTTATGCGGGAGGGATACCAGATATTGCGGGTGATGCCGGCATCTTGATCAAACCTAACGATTGTTATACATTGGCTGATAAGATAGAGGATGTGGTGAAGTACTATGCAAAATATCAAAACTTGAAGAGAAGAGCGCGTGAAAGAGCAATAACTAAATTTGATATTAGGCTATACACCCTTACCTTATTAAAACATCTGTGTGAAACAATGAAAAGAAAAATGTTATAG
- a CDS encoding type II toxin-antitoxin system VapC family toxin — MREKVVYLDSSVIDKRYIEEPGSEYVGQLYVQAYNGLIKISFSLWNIGEVLGVLDNSRTREIITAEDYQVVKKRFLSETLRLTKLGYLVTVPVKLSTLRIAWKIVEKHHIYQADALQIASAKSINADEFLVADKRLHQVALEEGLNSSYIT, encoded by the coding sequence ATGAGAGAGAAAGTTGTTTACTTAGACAGTAGCGTCATTGATAAGAGGTATATCGAAGAACCCGGTAGCGAATACGTAGGACAGCTATACGTGCAGGCTTACAATGGCTTAATCAAGATATCTTTCAGTCTCTGGAATATCGGTGAAGTACTCGGAGTTCTGGATAACTCGAGGACAAGAGAGATCATTACAGCTGAGGACTACCAAGTGGTTAAGAAACGATTCTTAAGTGAAACTCTAAGGCTTACTAAGCTTGGGTACCTGGTTACTGTACCAGTTAAATTATCTACGCTTAGAATAGCCTGGAAAATCGTCGAGAAACACCACATATACCAAGCAGATGCTCTACAGATAGCCTCAGCAAAATCAATAAATGCAGACGAATTCCTAGTCGCAGATAAGAGGCTCCACCAAGTAGCACTAGAAGAAGGGTTAAACTCTAGCTACATTACTTAA
- a CDS encoding nucleotidyltransferase domain-containing protein has protein sequence MRSQKLFKTRSNIVEILRKFAREINATIYLFGSYARGDHTLESDVDIVVVCECFKSMSYPDRVAFVRTKLPLDIGFDIVALTPQEFKSRLSKAFFRDISKYWIEIKP, from the coding sequence ATGAGGTCTCAAAAGCTATTCAAGACCCGTAGTAACATTGTAGAGATCCTCAGAAAGTTTGCTAGAGAGATCAATGCCACGATCTACTTATTTGGGAGCTACGCCAGAGGTGATCACACGCTTGAAAGCGATGTTGATATAGTAGTTGTATGCGAGTGCTTCAAGAGTATGAGCTACCCAGATAGAGTTGCATTTGTAAGAACAAAGCTACCACTGGATATTGGATTCGACATAGTAGCCTTAACACCACAAGAATTCAAGAGTAGATTAAGCAAAGCGTTCTTCAGAGACATATCAAAGTACTGGATAGAGATAAAACCATAA
- a CDS encoding AbrB/MazE/SpoVT family DNA-binding domain-containing protein codes for MAESLIVRVGRKRTIVILKKVADMLGIDEGSRVVLAVSNNKLEVIPLPDAITLSLKDKKVARITLRELEGESIREQKKYIAETESTS; via the coding sequence ATGGCTGAAAGTCTGATAGTGCGTGTAGGTCGGAAGAGGACTATAGTTATTCTGAAGAAGGTTGCAGATATGTTGGGTATTGATGAGGGGAGTAGAGTTGTGCTTGCCGTAAGTAATAACAAGCTGGAGGTTATACCATTACCGGACGCTATAACTCTCTCGCTTAAGGATAAGAAGGTTGCGAGAATAACTCTGAGAGAACTTGAGGGGGAGAGCATACGTGAGCAGAAGAAGTATATCGCGGAAACCGAGAGTACTAGTTGA
- a CDS encoding FkbM family methyltransferase: protein MFKRIYFEPKTIYHADVIIDLGAHQGTFTTYAVLNMKPHSIPISVEPNPKAYSVLLENIRLLKHVIMKKNLKFVAINKAVYISKKFVKLKLTKHSETSYISTSGDLGAQTITLRELFSIFQHLKDPKILIKMDIEGTEHDLLRDEISLKFLGMCKAIAIEPHGNLNQIKKALEHLGFKVSVQNILLDPTLCLRWLKCQPRLYTSIIASYRLIASSIAKPRITIVRADQW, encoded by the coding sequence ATTTTCAAGCGGATATATTTTGAGCCTAAAACAATATACCATGCAGACGTAATTATAGACCTAGGGGCTCATCAAGGCACGTTCACGACATACGCTGTTCTTAACATGAAGCCTCATAGCATACCGATTTCAGTTGAGCCAAATCCGAAAGCATACAGCGTTCTGTTAGAAAATATTCGTCTCTTAAAACATGTTATAATGAAGAAAAACTTGAAGTTCGTAGCTATAAATAAGGCAGTCTACATATCCAAAAAATTCGTAAAACTTAAATTAACGAAACATAGCGAAACGTCATACATATCTACTTCTGGAGACTTAGGTGCTCAAACAATAACTTTAAGAGAACTCTTTTCCATCTTTCAACACCTTAAAGACCCGAAAATCCTAATAAAGATGGACATCGAAGGCACGGAACATGACTTATTGAGGGATGAAATATCCTTAAAGTTCCTAGGGATGTGTAAAGCCATAGCTATTGAACCCCACGGAAACCTCAATCAAATAAAGAAAGCGCTTGAGCACTTAGGATTTAAGGTCAGCGTTCAGAATATACTGCTAGATCCTACACTCTGCCTAAGATGGCTGAAGTGTCAACCAAGGCTCTATACGAGCATTATTGCCTCTTACCGGCTTATAGCATCATCCATAGCTAAACCAAGAATAACTATCGTTAGGGCTGATCAGTGGTAA
- a CDS encoding glycosyltransferase family 4 protein → MFISPSYYPHIGGIEYVVKSVAERLAGRGHEVTVLCGEAGIGEPREEWINGVHVVRWPVWAPGGAYHFPRMRSALEQWLLNTARGSDVVHFHSVHSVFTMYSLSVLRKSGVHRVLTPHYHGTGHTFFRRTLWVIWRRYVRRALASVDLVHSVSMYEKQILAKDFGIKPVVVEHGVEEWILEVPWNPSGYAMYSGRIEKYKNVHRLANIVKHLNEMGLSLELKVFGEGSFKQKLKRYLDKLGVKYELKPPQRYDEYINYLSRASFFGLLSEREAFGQTVNEANAIGVPVVVTEPWGLNFKGRTRTLIVNLSMSDEKIAREVATFLDEAKKQPKPKVPSWNQVLDLYVKTLYSQ, encoded by the coding sequence TTGTTTATATCGCCTAGTTACTACCCCCACATTGGTGGCATAGAGTACGTTGTTAAATCCGTAGCTGAGAGGCTCGCTGGGAGAGGACACGAGGTTACGGTGCTCTGCGGTGAAGCAGGCATTGGTGAACCCAGGGAGGAGTGGATTAATGGTGTTCACGTGGTTAGATGGCCTGTATGGGCCCCAGGTGGTGCTTACCACTTTCCGAGAATGAGGAGTGCTCTCGAGCAATGGCTTCTCAATACAGCTAGGGGAAGCGATGTAGTGCACTTCCACAGCGTTCACAGCGTGTTCACGATGTATTCTCTAAGTGTTTTGAGGAAGAGTGGTGTGCATAGGGTTTTAACTCCTCATTACCATGGTACTGGACACACATTCTTCAGGAGAACCCTGTGGGTGATCTGGAGAAGGTACGTTAGGAGAGCATTAGCGAGCGTCGATCTTGTTCACTCGGTCTCGATGTACGAGAAGCAGATACTAGCAAAGGACTTCGGGATTAAACCCGTCGTTGTAGAGCACGGTGTCGAAGAGTGGATTCTGGAGGTACCTTGGAACCCCTCAGGCTACGCTATGTATAGTGGAAGAATCGAGAAGTACAAGAACGTCCATAGGCTAGCGAACATCGTAAAGCACTTAAACGAAATGGGTTTAAGCCTAGAGCTGAAGGTCTTCGGGGAGGGAAGCTTCAAGCAAAAGCTCAAGCGATACCTCGACAAACTTGGAGTCAAGTATGAGCTCAAACCCCCGCAACGCTACGATGAGTACATAAACTACCTCTCAAGAGCCAGCTTCTTCGGACTACTCTCAGAGAGGGAAGCCTTTGGACAAACGGTAAACGAAGCGAACGCTATAGGCGTACCCGTAGTAGTAACTGAACCCTGGGGATTGAACTTCAAGGGAAGAACCAGGACCTTGATAGTAAATCTAAGCATGAGCGATGAGAAGATAGCCAGGGAGGTAGCCACTTTCCTGGATGAAGCCAAGAAGCAACCCAAACCAAAGGTTCCAAGCTGGAACCAAGTATTAGACCTCTACGTTAAAACTCTGTACAGCCAGTAA
- a CDS encoding glycosyltransferase family 4 protein translates to MDLRIAFLVESWGEPWNEGYKNLARYIYEILKKHTSIEVLEKDRASISKLKDYDVIWIFNYPETVKTIHNLLSLMRINKKVKIIKEVAKRELDLGFKSKVKTIMLRRRLWNIMVVTTDLLRLELTRLTGKQPFLLPPPIPIDYFKPLDKDEARALLGFEEDKIYVGYSGTINKHRKLGIIFEALKNVKHEDIVLVMALTNVQRKDLVSMLKESRKFQISLKFVKTNDVRTLFSALDLVVYPVEREGSVEPPLTVLEAMSCETPVAALRTPITEKIIQNGRDGFLFSTPQELRIIIEEMLQAMINKDKISVNARRKILEKFAPENIEKAYLEFLEILRNKEPC, encoded by the coding sequence ATGGATTTAAGAATAGCATTTCTAGTAGAAAGTTGGGGTGAACCTTGGAATGAGGGTTATAAAAATTTAGCTAGATATATCTACGAAATTTTAAAGAAGCATACTAGCATCGAAGTACTGGAGAAGGATAGGGCTAGCATAAGCAAGCTAAAGGACTATGATGTGATTTGGATCTTCAATTACCCAGAAACTGTTAAGACGATCCATAATTTGTTAAGCCTTATGAGAATAAATAAGAAAGTGAAAATAATAAAGGAGGTAGCTAAAAGAGAGCTGGACCTAGGGTTCAAATCTAAGGTTAAAACGATAATGTTGAGAAGAAGACTGTGGAATATTATGGTGGTAACTACTGACTTACTCAGGCTAGAGCTGACTAGACTTACCGGTAAGCAACCTTTCTTGTTACCTCCCCCAATACCAATAGACTACTTTAAGCCATTAGACAAAGATGAGGCAAGAGCATTGCTAGGATTCGAAGAGGATAAAATCTATGTAGGGTATTCGGGAACGATTAATAAGCATAGGAAACTTGGTATCATCTTTGAAGCATTAAAAAATGTGAAACACGAAGATATAGTATTAGTGATGGCCTTAACAAATGTTCAGAGAAAAGACCTTGTCTCTATGTTAAAGGAGAGTAGAAAGTTTCAGATCTCATTAAAGTTTGTTAAGACTAATGATGTACGAACTTTGTTTTCAGCCTTAGACTTAGTAGTGTATCCTGTAGAGCGTGAAGGAAGCGTGGAACCCCCTCTAACAGTATTAGAGGCCATGAGCTGTGAAACGCCAGTAGCTGCTCTTAGAACCCCGATCACGGAGAAAATAATACAGAACGGACGAGATGGCTTTCTTTTCAGCACTCCTCAGGAATTAAGAATAATTATAGAAGAGATGTTGCAGGCCATGATAAATAAAGATAAAATCTCTGTAAACGCCAGAAGAAAGATTCTAGAGAAATTCGCTCCCGAAAATATTGAAAAAGCATACTTAGAATTCTTAGAGATTTTACGTAATAAAGAACCATGTTAA
- a CDS encoding glycosyltransferase, whose protein sequence is MKRAMRRPWNVKIDPNYRPRITVIVPTYNEAKVIEMKLQNLNSLAYPEDKLEVIVVDSASTDGTLDLCRQWLTRNNFKFKIILLSEPIRISKSHALNYALKYANGEIIVVTDADAILTPDILIKAIPYLADPEVEAISGRERIVNANACFIAKMESVYRDIYYMLRLGESKVHSTQIFQGEFAAYKRNLLELFVEDPGRSDDNGAVTEILRKGKRCLFIPEAIFYDAVPCNLIDYLRVKIRRAAHLQREFFVRLKLLAKGVLNIPKSILIANIYQHFVNPLIFFMLLVPLALYFLIELSKISLTLSTLLILAITMASISARRFIALYVISNIVLIIAFIRTLVPSKRQGWEAIRSSREYLNILRSLEKIKHPTSMRTTNTQRKSLIKLGGKPKVIVEAKQQ, encoded by the coding sequence ATGAAAAGAGCGATGCGTAGACCTTGGAATGTGAAAATAGACCCAAACTATAGACCTAGGATTACAGTTATTGTCCCAACGTATAATGAAGCTAAGGTCATAGAAATGAAATTACAAAACCTTAATTCATTAGCGTATCCAGAAGATAAGCTAGAAGTTATTGTTGTAGATAGTGCATCAACTGATGGTACATTGGATTTGTGCAGGCAATGGTTGACTCGAAATAACTTCAAGTTCAAAATTATTCTTTTATCGGAGCCCATAAGGATATCTAAATCACACGCTTTGAACTATGCGTTAAAGTATGCTAATGGGGAGATTATAGTAGTTACAGATGCTGACGCCATTCTGACCCCCGATATATTGATAAAGGCTATTCCTTATTTAGCTGATCCGGAAGTTGAAGCTATCAGCGGTAGAGAAAGAATCGTAAACGCAAATGCCTGCTTCATAGCTAAAATGGAAAGCGTTTACCGAGATATCTACTACATGCTGAGACTAGGGGAAAGCAAGGTGCACTCAACTCAAATATTTCAAGGCGAGTTCGCCGCCTACAAACGTAACTTACTTGAGTTATTTGTTGAAGACCCTGGAAGGTCTGATGATAATGGTGCTGTAACTGAGATTCTCAGAAAAGGAAAGAGATGCTTATTTATACCAGAAGCCATTTTCTATGATGCTGTACCTTGCAACCTAATAGACTACCTGAGGGTTAAAATCAGAAGGGCCGCACATCTTCAAAGAGAATTCTTTGTTAGACTCAAATTATTGGCTAAGGGAGTATTGAATATTCCCAAATCCATACTTATAGCAAATATTTACCAGCACTTTGTAAATCCATTGATTTTCTTCATGTTATTAGTTCCTTTAGCTCTTTATTTCTTAATCGAGCTTAGTAAAATATCACTGACCCTTTCTACTTTACTTATCCTCGCTATTACGATGGCTTCTATAAGTGCTAGACGCTTCATAGCGCTTTATGTGATTAGCAATATTGTTCTTATTATAGCATTTATAAGAACTCTTGTGCCCTCGAAACGCCAGGGATGGGAAGCCATACGAAGCTCTAGAGAATATCTCAATATCTTAAGGTCTTTAGAAAAAATCAAACACCCAACATCCATGAGAACTACTAACACTCAGAGGAAATCCCTAATCAAACTTGGCGGTAAACCAAAAGTAATCGTCGAAGCTAAACAGCAGTGA
- a CDS encoding glycosyltransferase family 4 protein, giving the protein MPIDILYLIDVFETTYPRDQNYIIKYMIERKHNVTIITSKDPRFERHDPLVLPKARILRFPILGRFKGALIYFHPSMFKPLLQNFDVIHTFTFFTFSSIYALAFRGMVKLIRSEISYPGSSTFLKARSKGTIYSRLINYYKKYYDYYTVYNELEKKSLELLGFPKEKIVIVKPMIDYDVFSGLSKSELNDEIVIGVIARISPEKGLHRLIAIMKKVKNSSPEIFKKIRVLLAGRIDHQRYAFQVLTNLSKLLKEKFFYIGEVATPHKFYKMIDVLVVPSLIETGAITVLEGMAAGKIVIASDIYPINLYIKHGYNGFLFKSSEDAVKNLHQIISMGSEFKIIARRAQEYAREHDYKAVCQALERIYINLSGR; this is encoded by the coding sequence ATGCCAATTGATATTCTTTACTTAATAGATGTATTTGAGACAACCTATCCGAGGGACCAGAATTACATAATTAAGTATATGATTGAAAGAAAACATAACGTAACTATTATAACCTCTAAAGACCCGAGATTTGAACGCCATGATCCTTTAGTACTTCCAAAAGCGAGGATATTACGTTTTCCTATTTTAGGTCGTTTTAAAGGAGCCCTTATCTACTTTCACCCAAGTATGTTTAAACCTCTGCTTCAAAACTTTGATGTGATTCATACTTTTACATTCTTCACTTTTTCCTCCATATACGCCCTAGCTTTTCGTGGAATGGTTAAATTAATTAGAAGCGAGATATCATACCCCGGCAGTTCAACTTTCCTTAAAGCACGAAGTAAAGGTACCATTTATTCTCGGTTAATAAACTACTATAAAAAATATTACGATTACTACACAGTATACAATGAATTAGAGAAAAAGAGTTTAGAGCTCTTGGGCTTTCCAAAGGAAAAAATAGTTATAGTAAAGCCAATGATAGATTATGACGTATTTTCGGGATTAAGCAAATCCGAACTTAACGATGAAATAGTTATCGGCGTCATTGCCCGGATCTCACCAGAGAAAGGTTTGCATAGATTAATAGCAATAATGAAAAAAGTTAAAAACTCATCACCAGAGATATTTAAGAAAATTCGAGTATTACTAGCTGGAAGAATTGATCATCAGAGATACGCTTTTCAAGTACTAACTAATCTAAGCAAACTATTAAAAGAGAAATTTTTCTATATAGGTGAAGTAGCTACTCCTCATAAGTTCTACAAAATGATTGATGTTCTAGTCGTGCCATCATTAATCGAAACTGGTGCTATAACTGTTTTAGAAGGTATGGCAGCTGGAAAGATCGTCATTGCTAGCGATATATATCCTATAAACCTCTACATAAAACATGGATACAATGGTTTCCTATTTAAGTCCTCTGAAGATGCAGTTAAAAATCTTCATCAAATTATCTCAATGGGTTCAGAGTTTAAAATTATTGCTAGAAGAGCTCAAGAGTATGCACGAGAGCATGATTACAAAGCTGTGTGTCAAGCGCTTGAAAGAATATACATCAACTTGAGTGGGAGATAG
- a CDS encoding glycosyltransferase family 2 protein, producing MLNALEVLGLTLALAHSTVPLAYYAYAKLKWLKRPWNLSIDENYKPKVTVIIPTYNESKLIEKKLDNIYEQDYPKELMEIIVVDSASTDGTPRLVEEWASRHKDVELKLVVESERRGKAFALNNALRYASGEVVVIADADALWPREALTKAVKWLSNPLVGALSCLKKPLGSSITSIEVGYRQYYNVLRVAESKAYSTPIFHGELAAFRKDLLEKVGGFPTDIGADDSHTATKIALMGFRAIIPDDLCVEEIVPKEKYFSWRIRRAQHLIQHFIKALRTKKAHRRLKRVLLVEDYLHLVNP from the coding sequence ATGCTTAATGCGCTAGAGGTACTCGGACTCACACTAGCACTAGCACACTCCACAGTCCCACTAGCGTACTATGCATACGCTAAGCTAAAGTGGCTTAAAAGACCGTGGAACCTCAGTATAGACGAGAACTACAAGCCCAAGGTCACCGTCATCATACCTACGTACAACGAATCTAAACTCATAGAGAAGAAGCTAGACAACATCTACGAACAAGACTACCCCAAGGAGCTTATGGAGATAATAGTGGTAGACTCAGCCAGCACGGACGGAACTCCGAGGCTAGTCGAGGAGTGGGCTTCTAGACACAAGGATGTTGAGCTCAAGCTAGTTGTCGAGAGCGAGAGGAGGGGTAAGGCGTTTGCGTTAAACAACGCCCTGAGGTACGCAAGCGGTGAGGTAGTAGTGATAGCCGACGCTGACGCACTGTGGCCTAGGGAAGCTCTAACCAAGGCAGTTAAGTGGCTATCGAACCCTTTAGTTGGAGCTCTCTCATGCCTGAAGAAACCACTGGGTTCAAGCATAACCAGTATCGAGGTAGGCTATAGACAGTACTACAACGTCTTGAGAGTTGCTGAGAGCAAAGCCTACTCTACCCCAATATTCCACGGGGAGCTAGCAGCCTTCAGGAAAGACCTGCTGGAAAAAGTAGGAGGGTTCCCCACAGATATAGGAGCAGACGACAGCCACACGGCCACCAAGATAGCTCTCATGGGCTTTAGAGCGATAATCCCAGATGATTTATGCGTTGAGGAGATAGTTCCAAAGGAAAAGTACTTCTCGTGGAGAATTAGGAGAGCCCAGCACCTGATACAACACTTCATAAAGGCGTTGAGGACTAAGAAGGCGCATAGAAGGCTTAAGCGGGTTCTACTAGTTGAAGACTACTTACATCTAGTGAATCCGTGA
- a CDS encoding Gfo/Idh/MocA family oxidoreductase: MLELLKDVSIDFTRKDFSIVVIGLGKMGLLHSTILNLLCRGSVRYIIDRSKLIRVGGRLLIKNVRFLDSIERLINLRERVDAVFVTTPTQTHFYIAKRLLEAGFENIFIEKPPVQNLEQFNDLLDLSKRSNVMIGFQKRFALPLRHAKLLLSEGVLGDLRSIYASIKSGDIVEPNKTFKHLGRGALLDLGVHVLDLLCWLLDEKPEVEWARYRIIYSGVDDHFEAVLNTGNVKIIFETTWSDPLYRMPETYIEVKGSRGELKVSEDYLKIRIYEHGKSVNGSESLLYAPYYYQGFPPVLVANHEYTIEDMHFLSVIEHKIKPITSLETCKCAMILLEELYRKASRG; the protein is encoded by the coding sequence TTGCTTGAGCTTTTAAAAGATGTTAGCATTGACTTCACACGAAAAGATTTCTCAATAGTTGTGATAGGCTTAGGTAAAATGGGTTTGTTACATTCTACGATACTGAACTTACTTTGTAGAGGATCTGTAAGATACATCATAGATAGGAGCAAACTGATTAGAGTTGGTGGAAGACTTCTCATTAAAAACGTTAGGTTCTTAGATAGTATTGAAAGGCTTATTAACTTAAGAGAAAGGGTTGATGCTGTCTTCGTAACAACCCCTACACAGACACATTTCTACATAGCAAAAAGGCTCTTAGAGGCTGGATTTGAAAACATCTTTATTGAAAAACCTCCCGTGCAAAACCTGGAACAGTTCAACGATCTTCTCGACTTAAGTAAAAGGTCTAATGTCATGATCGGATTCCAAAAAAGATTTGCTTTACCATTAAGACATGCAAAACTACTGCTGAGTGAAGGTGTTTTAGGCGATCTTAGGAGCATATATGCATCTATAAAGTCCGGAGACATAGTTGAGCCTAACAAAACATTTAAACATCTCGGTAGGGGTGCACTGCTCGACTTGGGAGTCCACGTACTCGATCTGCTTTGTTGGCTTTTAGACGAAAAGCCAGAGGTTGAGTGGGCAAGGTATAGGATTATTTACTCAGGAGTAGACGACCACTTTGAAGCGGTGCTGAATACAGGGAATGTAAAGATAATCTTTGAAACGACTTGGAGCGATCCATTGTATAGAATGCCAGAAACGTATATAGAAGTCAAGGGTTCGCGGGGCGAACTAAAAGTTAGCGAAGACTATTTAAAGATCAGGATATACGAACATGGCAAGAGCGTAAACGGTAGTGAGTCATTACTATACGCGCCATACTATTATCAGGGCTTTCCGCCTGTACTGGTTGCTAACCATGAATACACTATTGAGGACATGCATTTTCTGAGTGTTATTGAGCATAAGATAAAGCCTATTACGAGTCTTGAAACGTGTAAATGTGCTATGATTCTATTAGAAGAACTTTACAGGAAGGCCTCCCGTGGTTAA
- a CDS encoding NAD-dependent epimerase/dehydratase family protein codes for MRVLITGGAGFIGHNVACYLAKRGYDIVVVDTMERSSAFALRRLEELGISIVRADVREYSSYSVVDVVVHAAAYISVEESVREPIKYIENNVLGTARVGYECGKRGIKLVYLSSAAVYGEPLKLPIDEDHPTRPLSPYGLSKLQGEEVLKVFASTYGLKYVTLRLFNVYGPGQSSSYAGVVTVFSEKASRGEPLVIYGDGTQTRDFVYIEDVAKVIEHIVRGDVFDNEVYNIGSGNPTTIKELARTIMKLLGRELPIVRMPQRPGDITHSVANISKISRLTQFKPTPLEEGLKKTISQLKTYSTPEPQF; via the coding sequence GTGAGGGTCTTGATCACCGGGGGTGCGGGTTTTATTGGTCATAATGTAGCGTGCTATCTAGCTAAGAGGGGCTACGATATTGTAGTTGTTGACACTATGGAGAGATCGAGTGCTTTTGCTTTGAGGAGACTCGAAGAGCTTGGGATATCTATCGTGAGAGCTGATGTGAGAGAATACAGTAGTTATAGCGTTGTCGATGTAGTAGTCCACGCTGCGGCTTACATAAGTGTTGAGGAATCAGTTAGAGAGCCCATCAAGTACATAGAGAACAACGTCTTGGGTACTGCTAGGGTTGGCTATGAGTGTGGGAAGAGGGGTATAAAGCTAGTGTACCTAAGTTCAGCAGCAGTCTACGGGGAGCCGCTGAAGTTACCCATAGATGAAGACCATCCAACAAGACCTCTATCTCCTTATGGGTTGAGCAAGCTTCAGGGAGAGGAAGTGCTGAAGGTCTTCGCATCTACGTACGGCTTAAAATACGTAACCCTAAGACTATTCAATGTGTACGGACCTGGTCAGAGCTCTTCATACGCCGGTGTTGTAACGGTCTTCTCGGAGAAAGCCTCGAGGGGTGAGCCACTAGTAATCTACGGCGACGGAACTCAGACTAGAGACTTTGTGTACATTGAAGACGTAGCTAAAGTGATCGAACACATAGTTAGGGGAGATGTCTTCGACAACGAAGTCTACAACATCGGCTCTGGAAATCCTACCACTATCAAGGAACTCGCTAGAACCATCATGAAGCTATTGGGTAGAGAGCTACCGATAGTACGTATGCCACAAAGACCTGGAGACATAACACATAGCGTAGCCAACATCAGTAAGATATCGAGGCTTACTCAATTCAAGCCAACACCACTCGAAGAAGGACTTAAGAAGACCATAAGCCAGCTAAAAACATACAGTACCCCAGAACCACAGTTCTAG